In Rodentibacter haemolyticus, the DNA window GATGGACGTAGGATTGTCTTATATTCGATTAGGTCAGTCTTCAACCACCCTTTCCGGTGGTGAAGCGCAACGCGTGAAATTGGCGACAGAACTTTCTAAGCGCGATACCGGCAAAACACTGTATATTTTGGATGAACCGACAACAGGCTTACATTTTGCGGATATTAAACAACTTCTTGAAGTGTTACATCGCCTGCGTAATCAAGGTAATACCATTGTGGTGATCGAACATAACTTGGATGTGATTAAAACCGCAGATTGGATTGTTGATCTCGGTCCTGAAGGGGGAAGTGGCGGCGGACAAATTATTGCCACCGGTACACCGGAAGAAGTGGCTCGGGTCGCCGGGTCGCATACCGCTCGGTTCTTAAAACCGATTTTGGAAAAACGCTAAACAAAACGAGCGCACTTACAAAGTCATATTTATCCCGAAGTATCAATAGCGTTACAACGGGATAAATATATATCAGATATTAAAGAATTTCTTTTGCTGTGGCTACGATGTTATCTACGGTAAAGCCGAACAATTTAAATAATTGCTCAGCCGGTGCGGATTCGCCGAAGCCGTTCATTCCCACGATACGACCGTTAAAGCCCACGTATTTGTACCAGAAATCCGAAATACCGGCTTCGATTGCAATACGTTTTGTCACTGATGACGGCAATACGCTTTCGCGGTAAGCCGCATCTTGTTTATCAAAACGATTCGTACTTGGCATAGAAACCACACGTACATTTTTCCCTTCCGCACTTAACACTTCGGCGGATTTCACGGCAAGTTCAACTTCTGAGCCGGTTGCTATTAAGATTAGATCCGGTGTGCCGACACAATCTTTCAGGATATATGCACCACGTGCTACATTTGCCAATTGCTCGGAAGTGCGGTCCATTTGCGCTAAGTTTTGGCGGGTGAAAATCAAGGCACTTGGCCCCTCTTTACGCTCAACCGCTTGTTGCCATGCAATTGCCGATTCAACTTGATCACAAGGACGCCATGTTTCAAGATTTGGGATCAAACGTAACGAAGCGGTTTGTTCCACCGGTTGGTGGGTCGGACCGTCTTCACCTAAGCCGATTGAATCGTGAGTATATACAAATAATGCACGTTGTTTCATTAACGCCGCCATACGCACCGCATTGTGAGCGTATTCATAGAACATTAAGAAAGTTGCGCCGTAAGGAATAAAACCACCGTGTAATGCGATACCGTTCATTATGGCGGACATACCAAATTCACGTACACCGTAGTTGACGTAGTTACCGTCAACATTTTCGTGTGCGCGAATTGGTTTTGAGCCGCTCCATAACGTTAAGTTAGAACTTGCTAAATCCGCAGAACCGCCTAAAAATTCAGGTAATAGGCGGGCATAAGCTTCAATCGCATTTTGGGAGGCTTTACGGCTTGCAATACTTGCCGGATTAGCTTGTAATTTTTCAATAAAGGCTTTGGATTCAGCCGCCCAAGTCGCCGGTAATTCGCCTGTTACGCGACGTTTAAATTCCGCAGCCAATTCAGGATAGGCTTTTTCGTAGGCAGAAAATTTCTCTTCCCAAGATTTTTCCGCTTCCGCACCTTTTACTTTTGCATCCCATTGTGCATAGTATTCGGCAGGGATTTCAAATGGTGCGTAATCCCAATTCAAGGCTTTACGTGTTAAAGCGATTTCTTCATCACCGAGCGGCGCACCGTGGGAATCGTGTGAGCCTGATTTATTCGGTGAACCAAAACCAATGATTGTTTTGCAAATAATTAAAGTCGGTTTTTCTTTTTCCGCTTGTGCTAATATGGTTGCTGCACGAATTTGTTCCGCATCGTGACCATCGACATTGCGGATCACCTGCCAGCCATAAGCCTCAAAACGTGCTGCGGTATCATCGCTAAACCAGCCGTCAACATGACCGTCAATAGAAATATTATTGTCATCATAGAAAGCGATTAATTTACCTAAACCGAGTGTTCCCGCTAAAGAACAAGCTTCGTGTGAAACGCCTTCCATTAAACAACCGTCACCTAAGAACACATAAGTATAGTGATCTACAATATCATGCCCTTCACGGTTAAATTGACCGGCAAGGGTTTTCTCGGCAATCGCCATACCTACTGCATTAGTGATACCTTGACCTAACGGGCCTGTCGTGGTTTCTACACCCGGCGCATAACCGTATTCCGGGTGGCCCGGTGTTTTAGAATGCAATTGGCGGAATTGTTTTAAATCTTCAATGGATAAATCATAGCCTGTTAGGTGCAATAGGCTGTAAATCAACATAGAGCCGTGTCCGTTAGACAACACGAAACGGTCACGATCCGCCCATTTCGGATTGGTCGGATTATGTTTTAAAAAATCACGCCATAAAACTTCGGCGATATCTGCCATGCCCATAGGCGCTCCCGGGTGACCGGATTTTGCTTTTTGCACGGCATCCATTGATAAAAAACGAATTGCGTTGGCTAATTGTCTACGAGTTGCCATATTGTTCTCCTGTGTGAAAAAATCGCTTCGGCTATTCTACCCTATTTACTGCAAGGCAGAGGTAATTAATTCAATTTTTATGTAATAGTTTTGATCTATCGTAAATTATGTTCTACGGCGTCTTAAATGATAACGTTGGCTGTTTGATTTAATCGGTAAATTGACCGCTCTTTTTGGCTCGTGCGATACACGGTAAGCACGGCGATAATGACTTATAAAATAATGGACGGAACTTGCCAACACGATGCCAAGTAAAAACACAATGATTAACTCTCCGTAAAGTCGGCTGAAAATTTGATTGATTTTACTTTGGGAAGATTGGGCATACTGTGCATCAAAGGTTACACGTAAAAAGCCTTTAATACCGAAATTTGAATAAATCGGCTCAACAATTTGTCGGCGGTTCTTCTCTCTCTCGCCTTCCTCTGCGAGTCCTAAATGCGTTCGCAAATTTTCAGAACCGGTACTTTGTGCTAATAATTTTCCCTGCGCATCATAAATTGAAGCATCGAGGACAAAATGTTCTTGCACCAAATTATCAAGATTTTCCCTTAGTTTTTCAGACTGCGCATTATTCACCAATAAAACGGAAAATAAATTTGTCTGCTGACGTACTAAAATATGGGATAAATTGGAAACCTGACTTATACCGGCAAGTTGTGAGCCTATCTTAAACTGTTGCACCCCGAACAAAATCACACTCAATGCCCCCGAACTAAGAAGGATGATTAGCGCAAGCATAAGCGATTTTGTCAGTTTTTCTTTGGTTAAACGCAAGTTATTTTCCCCAATTAGCCATTAAATCGGCTAGAATAGTTTCAAGTTTTACAATTTACAGGATTTTCTATGCAAATTCAAAACCTTGCAAGCATTACGCAAAAATATTCCTCATTTCCGACCGCACTTTTGCCAAATGAAACAATTCTTTCGACCAAAGATGCTTTCATTCTTTACGGTAAAACTTTAAATCTAACCGCACTTTCCGAATTTCAACAAAAGTGCGGTCAAAATTTCCAATGTTTTGACGTATGGAACGTGGCTCAAAATACCGTGGTATTATTGAAAGGCGAATGGCAAGAAACGTGCCTTTCAAGCGCACACGAACTTGGATTAGACATTGCCCTTCTCGATTTTGATGCAAAATTATCAGAAAAAGGCCTATTGGTAATGGATATGGATTCCACCGCCATTCAAATTGAATGTATTGATGAAATTGCAAAACTTGCCGGCACCGGCGAATCGGTTTCGGCAATCACAGAAAGTGCAATGCGTGGTGAATTAGATTTTGAACAAAGTTTGCGCCGCCGTGTCGCCACATTAAAAGATGCGCCTGAAAGCATTTTACAAACGGTTCGATCCTCATTGCCATTAATGCCGGGCTTGGTTGAAACGATTCAAACCTTGCAACAATATGGTTGGAAGACCGCTATTGCCTCCGGTGGTTTCACCTATTTTGCGGATTATTTAAAAACATTGTTGAAGCTGGATTTTGCCGTTTCAAATCAATTCGATATTGTGGACGGTAAATTGACAGGCTTAGTGAAAGGCGAAGTTGTCGATGCACCATACAAAGCCGATACGCTTCAACGTTTACGTGATGAATACAAAATCAAGCCCCAAAATACGATTGCCATCGGAGACGGCGCAAATGACTTGGCGATGATGAACGTTGCGGGTTTAGGCGTCGCTTTTCACGCCAAACCGAAAGTACAACAGCAAGCTCAAATTGTGGTAAACTTCGCCGACTTGACCGCACTTTTATGTCTTCTAAGTGCAAACGATAAAATTTAACTATTTAATGGGAGAAACATTATGCCGTCTTTTGATATTGTCTCTGAAATTACGATGCATGAAGTACGTAATGCGGTAGAAAATGCAAACCGCGTTTTAAGCACCCGCTATGATTTCAGAGGAGTCGAAGCCATCATCGAACTTAACGAAAAAAATGAAACGGTAAAAGTGACTACCGAATCCGAGTTCCAACTTGAACAATTGATTGAGATCTTAATCGCTGCTTTTGTAAAACGAGGGATTGAACATGCCTCATTGGATATTCCAACGGAAAGCGAACACCACGGTAAACTTTACACGAAAGAAATTAAGCTCAAACAAGGGATTGAAACCGAGACGGCAAAAAAAATCACAAAATTAGTGAAAGATGCCAAAATCAAAGTTCAAACCCAAATTCAAGGCGATCAAGTGCGTGTAACCGGTAAATCACGTGATGATTTACAAACCGTGATTCAATTAGTAAAAAACGCAGAACTCGGACAACCGTTCCAGTTTAATAATTTTAGAGATTAAGCGGACTTTTTCTAATATTTATTTGGGTAGGGTGCGTTGATCTTTGCGTAAAGCTCTATTTCATCATTAAACCCTCTATTGGTGCGTTACGGTTTAGCCTAACGAAAAGTAACGCAAAATGTGAAAAAAGTGCGATCGGAAAAATACAACGTTTTTTGACCGCACTTTGTATTTTCCATCCCCCTGATAATATTGATAACCCCTCCTAATTTTGCTAGAATTCGCCCCGTTTTTTCTGGTATATCAGTGAAAAATGAGTTCGGATGAAGGTAGCTGGAGAGTGGGGAATTGACCCCACGCCGACGATGTAAAATCTTTCAGGCGCGCGTAAGCGCAGGGACTGTTACTGGACGAACCCTTGGAGAGATCCGTTGCACAAATGTGTGAATGGACGCCGAAGGCGCAAAAGAGCGGTCGTTTTTAACGCCGTTTTTCAAACGCTCAGGCAAAAGGACAGGGGCTAAAAGACAATCTGTATTTTTCTTTTCTCACGGATTCTTTTCGTCTCCTTGTCGCGTTTTATTGTTTTTCAGACGACGAGGAATCAAAATGTCATTGACGACAATTTTATCAGCTATTGATAGCTTCATTTGGGGCCCACCGTTATTAATTTTGTTATCCGGTACGGGGCTTTATCTCACTTTGCGTTTAGGATTTATTCAAATTCGTTATTTACCACGTGCACTCGGTTATTTATTTAAAAAAGATCGTGGTGGAAAAGGGGACGTCTCTTCCTTTGCCGCACTTTGCACGGCGTTGGCGGCAACAATTGGTACGGGCAATATCGTTGGTGTGGCAACCGCTGTTCAAGCCGGGGGGCCGGGGGCGATCTTTTGGATGTGGCTCGTTGCATTGCTTGGAATGGCGACCAAATATGCCGAATGTTTGCTTGCGGTGAAATATCGTGTGAGAGATCGCCGTGGGTTTATGTCCGGCGGGCCAATGTACTATATTGAACAGGGGTTAGGCATCAAATGGTTGGCAAAAATGTTCGCCGTATTCGGCGTGTTGGTGGCATTTTTCGGCATCGGCACCTTTCCGCAAGTGAACGCAATTACGCACGCAATGGAAGATACCTTTCATATTCCGGTTGTTGTTACTGCGATTATCGTAACGGTATTGGTTGCGATGATTATTTTGGGCGGTGTAAAACGTATTGCGACAACATCCTCTATTATCGTTCCTTTTATGGCGATTTCTTATGTGCTTGTTTCCGTTATCATTATTTTACTCAACTGGGAAAAGGTACCGGACGCTGTTTGGTTGATTATCCATAGCGCATTTAATCCGCAATCGGCTTTAGGTGGCGCATTAGGTTTTACCGTGATGAAAGCGATTCAATCGGGGGTGGCAAGGGGGATTTTCTCGAATGAATCAGGGTTAGGAAGTGCGCCGATTGCCGCTGCCGCCGCCCAAACCCGAGAACCTGTTCGTCAGGGCTTAATCTCTATGACGGGCACTTTCTTAGACACGATCATTGTATGCACGATGACTGGAATCGTGTTAGTGCTTACCGGTGCATGGAGTAATCCGACACTTGCCGGCGCAACGGTAACGAATGCGGCGTTTTCACAAGGTTTAGGCTCTCCGATAGGGGCGACTATCGTAACGATCGGCTTATTATTTTTTGCATTTACCACCATTTTAGGTTGGTGCTACTACGGTGAACGTTGCTTTGTTTATTTAGTCGGCACACGCGGTATTCGTTTATACCGTTTGGTATTTATTATACTGGTGGGAATCGGCTCGTTCTTAAAACTGGATTTAATCTGGATTCTTGCGGATATTGTGAACGGTTTAATGGCATTCCCGAACTTGATTGCTTTAATCGGATTGCGTAAAGTCGTTATTGAAGAAACAAAAGACTATTTTGCCCGTTTAAAAATTAATCATCACGATCAGGATGAGGTAATTTGATTCCGAATATACTTTATTCATTTGGGGCTGGAAGCAGCCCTTTTTTGTGGAGGCAAAAATGGAAAAAGCCACTGAAATCGGTGGCTTTTATATTAGAAATTGTCACGTAAAGGAATTAAATTTTTAATTCCTGATGATAATTCTTTAATATTGTAAGTTTATATTTAGCATCTAAAATCTTTTTGTATTTAACTTGTGCAATATATGTATCTACATACTTCTTAAATTCTCGGCGAATTTTTTGTCCTGTGCTTTAATGAATAAGAATTCCTCTGTCTTTTTTAATATTACACGGTCATCCTTTAAGTATTTTTCATCAGTGATTAGTCTCGCTTTAGAAAAATCGATTTCTTTAAAACGTCCTTTATTATCCTCATTTTCTATTGTTTTGATTTCTACTCCATCACATTCAGGTAAGTTTGATCTTAAAGGTCGGGCAAAATTTAATCCTTTTACTCTTACCAACAGTACACAGTAAGGCCTAGTAACTTTTTTAAAATTTCAGTTAAATTTGGAGCGATTTCTCTATAAAACTCATCTGATAGGTATCTTAACTCAAAATCCAGTGCAGTTATATTAAGCATTTATTTTCCTTATAGAAAACCCCTTAACCCATAAGAACTACATACCTATTGAGCTATGTGTTTTTTTATTGTGGGCATGCTCTAGCGCCACATCCATGGAGTATGGCTTATAGGTAAGAATGTCAATTATGAAGATGACTTTAGTTTATGCAATTTTGGATTCCACATCTAAGGCTTTATCTTTGCTCAATTCGCCATAATAACAACTTTTCTTAAAAAGAAAATCACCAATGTTCAGAAATTAGAGCTAGATCATATTTTTAAAAATTTACTAAAAAATGACTTGAA includes these proteins:
- the tkt gene encoding transketolase → MATRRQLANAIRFLSMDAVQKAKSGHPGAPMGMADIAEVLWRDFLKHNPTNPKWADRDRFVLSNGHGSMLIYSLLHLTGYDLSIEDLKQFRQLHSKTPGHPEYGYAPGVETTTGPLGQGITNAVGMAIAEKTLAGQFNREGHDIVDHYTYVFLGDGCLMEGVSHEACSLAGTLGLGKLIAFYDDNNISIDGHVDGWFSDDTAARFEAYGWQVIRNVDGHDAEQIRAATILAQAEKEKPTLIICKTIIGFGSPNKSGSHDSHGAPLGDEEIALTRKALNWDYAPFEIPAEYYAQWDAKVKGAEAEKSWEEKFSAYEKAYPELAAEFKRRVTGELPATWAAESKAFIEKLQANPASIASRKASQNAIEAYARLLPEFLGGSADLASSNLTLWSGSKPIRAHENVDGNYVNYGVREFGMSAIMNGIALHGGFIPYGATFLMFYEYAHNAVRMAALMKQRALFVYTHDSIGLGEDGPTHQPVEQTASLRLIPNLETWRPCDQVESAIAWQQAVERKEGPSALIFTRQNLAQMDRTSEQLANVARGAYILKDCVGTPDLILIATGSEVELAVKSAEVLSAEGKNVRVVSMPSTNRFDKQDAAYRESVLPSSVTKRIAIEAGISDFWYKYVGFNGRIVGMNGFGESAPAEQLFKLFGFTVDNIVATAKEIL
- a CDS encoding alanine/glycine:cation symporter family protein, giving the protein MSLTTILSAIDSFIWGPPLLILLSGTGLYLTLRLGFIQIRYLPRALGYLFKKDRGGKGDVSSFAALCTALAATIGTGNIVGVATAVQAGGPGAIFWMWLVALLGMATKYAECLLAVKYRVRDRRGFMSGGPMYYIEQGLGIKWLAKMFAVFGVLVAFFGIGTFPQVNAITHAMEDTFHIPVVVTAIIVTVLVAMIILGGVKRIATTSSIIVPFMAISYVLVSVIIILLNWEKVPDAVWLIIHSAFNPQSALGGALGFTVMKAIQSGVARGIFSNESGLGSAPIAAAAAQTREPVRQGLISMTGTFLDTIIVCTMTGIVLVLTGAWSNPTLAGATVTNAAFSQGLGSPIGATIVTIGLLFFAFTTILGWCYYGERCFVYLVGTRGIRLYRLVFIILVGIGSFLKLDLIWILADIVNGLMAFPNLIALIGLRKVVIEETKDYFARLKINHHDQDEVI
- the serB gene encoding phosphoserine phosphatase produces the protein MQIQNLASITQKYSSFPTALLPNETILSTKDAFILYGKTLNLTALSEFQQKCGQNFQCFDVWNVAQNTVVLLKGEWQETCLSSAHELGLDIALLDFDAKLSEKGLLVMDMDSTAIQIECIDEIAKLAGTGESVSAITESAMRGELDFEQSLRRRVATLKDAPESILQTVRSSLPLMPGLVETIQTLQQYGWKTAIASGGFTYFADYLKTLLKLDFAVSNQFDIVDGKLTGLVKGEVVDAPYKADTLQRLRDEYKIKPQNTIAIGDGANDLAMMNVAGLGVAFHAKPKVQQQAQIVVNFADLTALLCLLSANDKI
- a CDS encoding YtjB family periplasmic protein; protein product: MRLTKEKLTKSLMLALIILLSSGALSVILFGVQQFKIGSQLAGISQVSNLSHILVRQQTNLFSVLLVNNAQSEKLRENLDNLVQEHFVLDASIYDAQGKLLAQSTGSENLRTHLGLAEEGEREKNRRQIVEPIYSNFGIKGFLRVTFDAQYAQSSQSKINQIFSRLYGELIIVFLLGIVLASSVHYFISHYRRAYRVSHEPKRAVNLPIKSNSQRYHLRRRRT
- a CDS encoding YajQ family cyclic di-GMP-binding protein; this translates as MPSFDIVSEITMHEVRNAVENANRVLSTRYDFRGVEAIIELNEKNETVKVTTESEFQLEQLIEILIAAFVKRGIEHASLDIPTESEHHGKLYTKEIKLKQGIETETAKKITKLVKDAKIKVQTQIQGDQVRVTGKSRDDLQTVIQLVKNAELGQPFQFNNFRD